Genomic DNA from Anaerolineae bacterium:
GCCGTGGCCGACCTCTGCCTGGAAGAGATGACGCCCGATGCCTTTTGCTCGGCGTTGGTGGACAATTGTCTACAAAGGGGGCTGACCATCAAAGAAGGCGGCGCGCTGTACGATATTGTCAGCGGGTTACAATCCGGCGTGACCAACGTGGCCAATGCTTTATTGGCGTTGAAGCAGTTGGTCTTTGAGGAGAAAAAATTGACTGCGCCGGAGGTGATGGCGGCCCTCACTGCCAATTTTGAAAATAAAGGCGGCGAGGTTATCCGCCAACGCTTGCTGCGCGCGCCCAAATACGGCAACGATATTGATGAGGTTGACCAACTGGCCGGGCGGGTGATGCAGGATTACCAGCAAGAGATGGTCAAATACCACCACTCCCGTTACGGGCGGGGGCCGATTGGCGGGGGTTACGCCGGTTCCACCAGCAATATTTCGGCCAACGTGCCGCTGGGGTCCAAAATTGGGGCCACGCCAGATGGCCGCCAGGCGGGCGAACCGATTGCCGAAGGCGTATCGGCGGCGCACGGCACGGATACCGGCGGGCCAACGGCCATCATGCGCTCGGTGGGCAAATTGCCAACCATTAAGATGTTGGCCCAACTGCTCAATCTACGTCTCTCGCCAGCGGCTCTGGCC
This window encodes:
- a CDS encoding formate C-acetyltransferase/glycerol dehydratase family glycyl radical enzyme, with protein sequence AVADLCLEEMTPDAFCSALVDNCLQRGLTIKEGGALYDIVSGLQSGVTNVANALLALKQLVFEEKKLTAPEVMAALTANFENKGGEVIRQRLLRAPKYGNDIDEVDQLAGRVMQDYQQEMVKYHHSRYGRGPIGGGYAGSTSNISANVPLGSKIGATPDGRQAGEPIAEGVSAAHGTDTGGPTAIMRSVGKLPTIKMLAQLLNLRLSPAALATEAGLKQLVTLLKGFRNLKVWHVQFNTVDTATLLAAQKNPAQYRDLVVRVAGYSALFVTLDKATQDDIIKRTVHELS